In a genomic window of Leishmania donovani BPK282A1 complete genome, chromosome 32:
- a CDS encoding chaperonin HSP60, mitochondrial precursor, putative translates to MLSRTVLRCVKYGSTPKDIRYGMEARNALLAGVENLVKAVGVTLGPKGRNVILEMPYASPKITKDGVTVAKSIEFEDSFENLGANLVRQVAGLTNDNAGDGTTTATVLSGAIFKEGFRSVASGTNPMDLKRGIDLACREVLISLAEQSRPVTSKSEITQVAMISANMDQEIGSLIGDAMQQVGKDGVITTQEGRSLNTELELVEGMSFERGYTSPYFVTNTKAQRCELENALVYVANRKLTSVAHILPALNYAIQQKRPLLVIAEDVEGEAMHTFLYNKIQGRISGCAVKAPGFGDMRINQLQDIAVFTGSQMISEDLGLSLDQNDFSERFLGTCRKVTVSRDECILMEGGGSAIAVEERVQMIKDMISAEDHEYNRERLVERLAKLSGGVAVIKVGGASEVEINEKKDRIIDALNATRAAVSEGILAGGGTGLLMASLRLESISKDRRLPPDIRTGVNIVKKAIGLPARYIANNAGVEGSVVAGKVLARKDPSFGYNAQTGEYVNMFEAGIIDPMKVVKSAVVNACSVAGMMITTEAAVVEKDLLGREKRIEDEGMEDREKKRSVDTLRKQVNERNAPMPKMAPPMKFEMKGL, encoded by the coding sequence ATGCTCTCCCGTACGGTGCTTCGCTGTGTCAAGTACGGCTCAACGCCGAAGGACATCCGCTATGGCATGGAGGCCCGCAACGCCCTGCTTGCCGGCGTCGAGAACCTTGTCAAGGCCGTCGGCGTCACGCTGGGCCCCAAGGGCCGAAACGTGATTCTCGAGATGCCGTACGCAAGCCCGAAGATCACCAAGGATGGAGTCACGGTTGCCAAGAGCATCGAGTTCGAGGACAGCTTCGAGAACCTTGGGGCGAACTTGGTTCGTCAGGTGGCAGGGCTGACCAACGACAACGCCGGTgacggcaccaccaccgctaccGTCCTCTCCGGGGCGATCTTCAAGGAGGGCTTCCGCAGCGTTGCAAGTGGCACGAACCCGATGGACCTGAAGCGGGGCATCGACCTCGCATGCCGGGAGGTGCTGATATCCCTGGCCGAGCAGTCTCGCCCAGTCACCTCCAAATCTGAGATCACCCAGGTAGCGATGATCTCGGCGAACATGGACCAAGAGATCGGCAGCCTGATCGGTGACGCGATGCAGCAGGTCGGCAAGGATGGCGTAATCACAACGCAGGAGGGTCGCTCGCTTAATACGGAGCTCGAGCTGGTGGAGGGGATGTCCTTCGAGCGTGGGTACACGTCGCCGTACTTTGTGACGAACACGAAGGCGCAAAGGTGCGAGCTCGAGAACGCCCTCGTCTACGTGGCGAACCGCAAACTCACGAGCGTGGCGCACATCTTGCCCGCGCTGAACTACGCCATTCAGCAGAAGCGTCCGCTTCTGGTGATTGCGGAGGacgtggagggggaggccaTGCACACGTTTCTGTACAACAAGATTCAGGGGCGcatcagcggctgcgccgtcaAGGCCCCGGGCTTTGGCGACATGCGCATCAACCAGCTGCAGGATATCGCCGTCTTCACGGGGTCGCAGATGATTTCAGAAGACCTAGGTCTTTCACTGGATCAGAACGATTTCTCCGAGCGGTTCCTCGGCACTTGTCGAAAGGTGACCGTCTCCCGTGACGAGTGCATCTTGatggagggcggcggcagcgccatcgcggTGGAGGAGCGAGTGCAGATGATCAAAGACATGATCTCCGCCGAGGACCACGAGTACAATCGCGAGCGTCTGGTCGAGCGTCTCGCGAAGCTCTCGGGTGGGGTTGCGGTGATCAAGGTCGGTGGCGCATCGGAGGTCGAGATCAATGAGAAGAAGGACCGCATCATCGACGCGCTCAACGCCACGCGCGCGGCTGTGTCAGAGGGCATCCTCGCAGGTGGTGGCACCGGGTTGCTCATGGCCTCTCTGCGTCTCGAGAGCATCTCTAAGGACCGACGACTTCCACCTGACATCCGCACTGGCGTCAACATTGTGAAGAAGGCAATCGGTCTGCCCGCGCGCTACATCGCGAACAACGCAGGCGTCGAGGGCAGCGTGGTGGCGGGGAAGGTACTCGCGCGCAAGGACCCGAGCTTCGGCTACAACGCGCAGACCGGCGAGTATGTGAATATGTTCGAGGCTGGCATTATCGATCCCATGAAAGTAGTGAAGTCCGCCGTCGTCAACGCATGCTCCGTGGCGGGCATGATGATTacgacggaggcggcagtggtggagAAGGACCTGCTAgggcgagagaagcgcaTCGAGGATGAGGGGATGGAGGAcagggagaagaagcgcagcgtcgACACACTGCGCAAGCAGGTAAATGAACGGAATGCGCCGATGCCCAAgatggcgccgccgatgaAGTTTGAGATGAAAGGGCTGTAA
- a CDS encoding rab11B GTPase, putative yields the protein MQTAHAHTMTAQMKVLKPKTVFDNRPDEARKPIKLILLGDSAVGKSKLVERFLMQRYIPVQMSTYALTLYRYDFVTEDGEEVDVDIWDTAGQERFATVHPSYYHDAHACILVFDSTRKATYKNLEKWLSEMRVYREHIPCLVACNKIDTDPSVTTKSFAFAEKHNFPLYYVSAADGSNVVQLFESAISTAAAYKKNPAKDDFMTQVIGILKEDKTAAGASAVSS from the coding sequence ATGCAaactgcacacgcacacaccatgACGGCACAAATGAAGGTATTGAAGCCGAAGACCGTCTTCGACAACCGCCCTGATGAGGCTCGCAAGCCCATCAAGCTCATCTTGCTCGGCGATAGCGCGGTGGGCAAGTCAAAGCTGGTAGAGCGCTTCCTGATGCAGCGGTACATCCCAGTGCAGATGTCCACCTACGCCCTCACCCTGTACCGCTACGACTTCGTGACagaagacggcgaggaggtcgaCGTGGACATTTGGGACACCGCCGGGCAGGAGCGCTTTGCCACGGTTCACCCGAGCTACTATcacgacgcacacgcgtgtaTCCTCGTGTTTGACAGCACACGCAAGGCGACCTACAAAAACTTAGAAAAGTGGCTCTCCGAGATGCGCGTCTACCGGGAGCACATTCCGTGCCTTGTAGCGTGCAACAAGATCGACACCGATCCGTCTGTTACAACGAAGAGTTTTGCTTTTGCGGAGAAACACAACTTTCCGCTGTACTACGTCTCCGCTGCTGACGGCTCCAACGTGGTGCAGCTCTTCGAAAGCGCCATttccacggcggccgcgtacAAGAAGAATCCCGCAAAGGACGACTTCATGACGCAGGTGATCGGCATTCTGAAGGAGGACAAGACAGCCGCGGGTGCCTCCGCAGTGTCATCGTAG